Proteins encoded by one window of Candidatus Hydrogenedentota bacterium:
- a CDS encoding DUF1579 family protein, which yields MWKRYAWAAVAVLMPLSLLAVLLLLTPGSERAKDDTRDSAQAVPEGNATAPPAPHERPPVAPEVAQNVLDRMIGTWDWESTTYAGAQENRATGRNTFTRTLGGRFVRETGGDSDNKNAILGLYAYDTNRKCYRCWGFGSEFGGPQEPLNGVWNGAARTLDWTSSSEQGYALTIQHRFPGDDTIECSILGKEASGNTVFRAEYRMRRFKGAQVSDEPAADYGPPSDGQSPEQKILDQLLGNWSQEAILFPAVWTPEEKHISGTYAFVRILGGTFVQQTGVDSNGDSCLILYTYDAKRGCFRTWNFGSNYDGPEASLDGAWNEAVRTIEFSGKGIDGHPIVTGRMHFESEGRVLSSVTIKELDGALLMHEEFIMTRFAAPPAAGAQGAAAVVPAAQAGAGTLPEPNPYAPNMTMQDFIGTTWEVNPTSYGPVHVEFLDNGRANVTSTTLNMTLGGTWLVNDNQLFTRLDGSSERTNQVTIQGNTLTAPGVTIRRIR from the coding sequence ATGTGGAAGCGTTATGCGTGGGCCGCTGTGGCGGTTTTGATGCCCTTGAGTCTGCTGGCCGTACTGTTGCTGCTGACGCCCGGAAGCGAACGCGCGAAAGACGACACGCGCGACTCCGCACAAGCGGTTCCCGAGGGTAACGCGACCGCGCCTCCGGCACCGCACGAGCGGCCACCCGTCGCGCCGGAGGTGGCCCAGAACGTGCTGGACCGGATGATTGGCACGTGGGACTGGGAATCAACAACCTATGCCGGCGCTCAGGAAAACCGTGCAACCGGCCGGAACACGTTCACTCGCACCCTGGGCGGCAGATTCGTTCGCGAGACCGGCGGTGATTCGGATAACAAGAACGCCATCCTCGGGTTATACGCGTATGACACGAACAGGAAATGCTATCGATGCTGGGGTTTTGGCTCGGAATTCGGCGGGCCGCAGGAGCCGCTGAATGGCGTCTGGAATGGGGCTGCTCGCACGTTGGACTGGACCAGTTCGTCCGAGCAGGGCTATGCCCTGACGATTCAACACCGCTTTCCCGGCGACGATACCATCGAGTGCAGCATCCTCGGAAAAGAGGCGTCCGGGAATACCGTTTTCCGTGCGGAATATCGGATGCGCCGGTTCAAGGGGGCGCAGGTCTCCGATGAGCCTGCGGCAGACTATGGCCCGCCGTCCGACGGACAGTCCCCGGAACAGAAGATACTCGACCAGCTGCTTGGCAATTGGAGCCAGGAAGCGATTCTGTTCCCGGCCGTGTGGACGCCCGAGGAAAAGCATATCTCCGGCACCTACGCATTTGTCCGCATACTTGGCGGAACATTCGTTCAGCAAACCGGCGTAGACTCGAATGGGGACAGTTGTCTGATCCTGTACACGTACGATGCGAAGCGAGGATGCTTCCGGACGTGGAATTTCGGCTCAAACTACGACGGCCCCGAGGCATCGCTCGATGGCGCTTGGAACGAGGCGGTGCGGACTATCGAGTTTAGCGGCAAGGGAATCGACGGACATCCGATAGTGACCGGCCGGATGCATTTTGAGAGCGAAGGCAGAGTCCTAAGTAGCGTTACGATAAAAGAACTGGACGGCGCGCTCCTGATGCACGAGGAATTTATAATGACCCGTTTCGCCGCACCTCCTGCCGCCGGCGCTCAAGGCGCCGCCGCGGTGGTTCCGGCAGCGCAGGCTGGCGCGGGTACGCTGCCGGAACCAAATCCCTATGCCCCGAACATGACGATGCAAGATTTCATCGGCACCACGTGGGAGGTGAATCCAACTTCCTACGGCCCTGTCCACGTGGAATTCCTGGACAACGGGCGCGCCAACGTAACGTCGACTACGTTGAACATGACACTTGGGGGGACGTGGCTCGTCAACGACAACCAGTTGTTTACCCGTCTTGACGGCTCCAGCGAACGGACCAACCAAGTTACCATACAGGGCAACACGCTTACTGCCCCAGGAGTCACTATCCGGCGAATACGTTAA
- a CDS encoding sodium/solute symporter (Members of the Solute:Sodium Symporter (SSS), TC 2.A.21 as described in tcdb.org, catalyze solute:Na+ symport. Known solutes for members of the family include sugars, amino acids, nucleosides, inositols, vitamins, urea or anions, depending on the system.) — protein sequence MQRHLSAPAAFLVALLLPLGAQAVQLQWEELPPLPNADGVAGPFAGVHGDALIVAGGANFPKPVWESDKVWHDAIHVLVKATRDGKTVYRWVSGGRLQRPIAYGASVSSGLGVVCMGGNDAARTYADVFLLRWDQERESVEQVPLPDLPRPCTQSSAAIIGDTVYLAGGTTELGLETAQSNFWSLDLSRLESGYAIWEQLPSWPGPSRALAIAVAQSDGVSDCFYLFSGRRMNKKGDTEFLTDVYEFAPARYHPGRGTDPWRRRADVPRCVMAGTGIALGQSHIVVLGGADERLFFEVDTLKDAHPGFPKEALAYHTITGTWTSAGAMPANHVTTTAVLWGGDVVNDPIIIPSGEIRPRIRSPKIWAVRPVQSGDHFGMTDFSVLGFYLAAMIAMGVFFSFRNRNSDDFFRGGQRVPWFVAGLSIFATMLSSITFMAIPAKAYATDWVYFLVNMMAVVIAPLVILLFLPFFRKIDATSAYEYLEKRFNRFARLFASASFVLFQVGRMAVVLYLPALALAAITPLSEQESILLMGGLSIVYCAMGGLEAVVWTDTVQSFVLLGGALLSLVLIITRVDGGVLGFLHTAAEHDKFHFATLDFSPHSIATTAVWVVVLGGIAQSLVPYTSDMAVVQRYMSVPDILRAKKAIWTNAIACIPASLLFFGIGTALFVFYANHPDRLDPTFKTDAIFPLFIARELPTGIAGLVVAGIFAAAQSTISTSINSVATAIVTDFVRPLNVIHSELGYLRLGRLLTIIFGAAGVVLALMFASSGILSLWDQFMKILGLFGGAMCGLFCLGIFTTRANGPGAIIGAVAGAAGLFLVQRYTNVHLLLYAFVGICICFVVGYLSSFAFAPASRPIAGLTIRTLSVPIQSASNPGNQ from the coding sequence ATGCAAAGGCATCTGTCTGCACCAGCGGCATTCCTCGTGGCGCTTCTTCTTCCTCTTGGCGCGCAGGCGGTGCAACTCCAGTGGGAGGAACTGCCCCCGTTGCCGAACGCAGACGGGGTCGCGGGGCCTTTCGCGGGTGTTCACGGGGATGCGCTTATCGTGGCGGGCGGCGCCAATTTTCCCAAACCCGTCTGGGAGTCCGACAAGGTGTGGCACGACGCAATCCATGTGCTCGTAAAAGCGACCCGGGACGGCAAGACGGTTTACCGCTGGGTTTCCGGCGGCCGGCTGCAAAGGCCGATTGCCTATGGCGCATCCGTTTCGAGCGGCCTGGGCGTTGTCTGCATGGGCGGGAATGACGCTGCGCGAACCTATGCGGACGTGTTCCTGTTGCGCTGGGATCAAGAGCGGGAATCGGTAGAACAGGTTCCCTTGCCGGACTTGCCACGACCCTGCACGCAGTCAAGCGCGGCGATTATCGGGGACACGGTCTATCTGGCCGGGGGAACCACGGAACTGGGCCTGGAGACGGCCCAAAGTAATTTCTGGTCGCTTGACCTCTCGCGTTTGGAAAGCGGCTATGCCATCTGGGAGCAACTGCCCTCGTGGCCGGGACCGTCCAGGGCCCTTGCGATTGCCGTGGCGCAGAGCGACGGCGTCAGCGACTGCTTCTACCTGTTCAGCGGGCGGCGCATGAATAAGAAAGGGGATACGGAATTCCTGACGGATGTCTACGAATTCGCGCCGGCCAGATACCACCCGGGCCGCGGCACGGACCCGTGGCGCCGCCGCGCGGACGTGCCGCGCTGCGTCATGGCGGGCACGGGTATCGCCTTGGGACAGAGCCACATCGTCGTGCTGGGCGGCGCTGACGAGAGGCTGTTCTTTGAAGTGGACACACTCAAGGACGCGCATCCGGGCTTTCCGAAAGAAGCGCTCGCATATCATACCATCACCGGCACCTGGACGAGCGCCGGCGCCATGCCCGCGAACCACGTGACCACCACCGCCGTGCTTTGGGGCGGCGACGTAGTCAACGATCCGATTATCATCCCAAGCGGCGAGATTCGGCCACGGATCCGCTCTCCGAAAATATGGGCGGTGCGGCCGGTTCAAAGCGGCGATCACTTCGGCATGACCGATTTTTCCGTGTTGGGATTCTATCTCGCGGCGATGATAGCCATGGGCGTTTTCTTCTCGTTCCGCAACAGGAACAGCGACGACTTCTTCCGCGGCGGCCAGCGCGTGCCGTGGTTCGTAGCCGGGTTGAGCATTTTCGCCACGATGCTGAGTTCCATCACGTTCATGGCCATTCCCGCCAAGGCCTACGCCACCGACTGGGTGTATTTCCTGGTGAACATGATGGCCGTCGTCATCGCTCCGCTTGTGATCCTGCTGTTCCTGCCCTTCTTCAGAAAGATCGACGCCACGAGCGCTTACGAATACCTGGAGAAACGTTTCAACCGCTTTGCCCGCCTGTTCGCCAGCGCGTCTTTTGTCCTGTTCCAGGTGGGGCGCATGGCCGTCGTGCTCTATTTGCCCGCGTTGGCCCTGGCGGCCATAACCCCGTTGTCGGAGCAAGAGAGCATTTTGCTCATGGGCGGCCTGAGCATCGTCTATTGCGCCATGGGCGGCCTGGAAGCCGTCGTATGGACCGACACCGTCCAGAGTTTCGTGCTGCTGGGCGGCGCGCTGCTCAGCCTGGTCTTGATCATCACGCGGGTGGACGGCGGGGTGCTTGGTTTTCTGCACACCGCCGCGGAACACGACAAGTTCCACTTCGCCACTCTCGACTTCTCACCGCACAGCATCGCAACAACCGCTGTCTGGGTCGTCGTGCTGGGCGGCATCGCACAGAGCCTTGTGCCCTATACCTCAGACATGGCGGTCGTGCAGCGGTACATGTCCGTGCCGGACATTCTGCGCGCAAAGAAGGCTATCTGGACCAATGCCATTGCCTGCATCCCGGCGTCGCTCCTGTTCTTCGGCATTGGAACGGCGCTGTTCGTCTTCTATGCGAACCATCCGGACCGGCTCGACCCCACCTTCAAGACCGACGCCATCTTCCCGCTGTTCATCGCACGGGAACTGCCCACGGGTATTGCCGGACTGGTCGTGGCCGGCATTTTTGCCGCGGCTCAGTCCACAATTTCGACCAGTATCAACAGTGTGGCGACGGCCATTGTCACGGATTTTGTGCGGCCATTGAATGTCATCCATTCGGAACTTGGCTATCTGCGTCTTGGGCGGCTGCTCACGATTATATTTGGAGCCGCGGGCGTGGTATTGGCCCTGATGTTCGCATCTTCGGGCATCTTGTCCCTCTGGGACCAATTCATGAAGATTCTCGGGTTGTTCGGCGGAGCGATGTGCGGCCTGTTCTGCCTGGGGATATTCACGACCCGCGCCAACGGTCCCGGCGCCATCATCGGCGCGGTGGCGGGCGCGGCGGGCTTGTTTCTGGTCCAACGCTATACGAACGTTCACCTGCTGCTCTACGCGTTCGTCGGCATATGCATTTGCTTCGTCGTGGGCTACCTGTCGAGTTTCGCATTCGCGCCCGCGAGTCGCCCCATCGCGGGGTTGACCATTCGTACACTGAGTGTTCCCATCCAATCCGCCTCGAACCCAGGAAATCAATGA
- a CDS encoding sigma-70 family RNA polymerase sigma factor has translation MHFETTRWSVVNAAKSGDAAGARQALATLCSTYWYPLYGYIRHKGYSAEDAQDLIQEFFARFLEKNYLKDVDPAKGKFRSFLLASVNHLLSNERDRARTIKRGGRVTFLPLDFTAIEDRYAAVTPAALSPEKLFDRAWALASLETALSRLRQEYVRADKLALFDRLEGTLTGQEPCSRYREAGLELGLSEEAVKTTVHRLRRRYRDLLVEEIAHTLAEGESVDEELRHLFAAIGG, from the coding sequence ATGCATTTTGAGACAACACGATGGAGCGTCGTGAACGCGGCGAAGTCCGGCGATGCGGCGGGCGCCCGGCAAGCCCTCGCAACGTTGTGTTCCACTTATTGGTATCCGCTTTACGGCTATATCCGTCACAAGGGCTATTCCGCGGAGGACGCACAAGACCTTATTCAGGAGTTCTTCGCACGCTTTCTGGAAAAGAACTACCTGAAGGACGTGGACCCCGCCAAGGGGAAGTTCCGTTCGTTTCTCCTGGCATCCGTGAATCATCTTCTATCGAACGAACGAGACCGTGCGAGAACAATAAAGCGGGGGGGCCGGGTGACGTTTCTCCCGCTTGATTTCACCGCGATTGAGGACCGATATGCGGCGGTAACGCCCGCCGCGCTTTCGCCGGAAAAACTGTTCGACCGCGCCTGGGCGCTTGCGTCGCTGGAGACGGCGCTCTCGCGCCTGCGGCAGGAGTATGTCCGCGCGGACAAGTTAGCGCTGTTCGATCGGCTCGAGGGAACGCTGACGGGCCAGGAGCCGTGTTCGCGCTACCGCGAGGCAGGCCTTGAATTGGGCCTCTCCGAAGAGGCGGTCAAGACAACGGTCCACCGGCTGCGGCGCCGGTATCGTGACCTGCTCGTCGAGGAAATCGCCCACACCCTCGCCGAAGGGGAGAGCGTGGACGAGGAACTGCGGCACTTGTTTGCGGCCATTGGTGGATAA
- a CDS encoding DUF2157 domain-containing protein, with protein MGKQAFCPQCHAPLPADAPGGLCPLCLINLARDASVGEAAADGLSSHSVTLPGAEPPFIRAIQDSGSADGIDVHEAPGRYSHLGEYSRGGMGRILLVHDRSIGRDVALKELLPRVADEREDTPVRYSVEVLARFLREAQLTGQLEHPGVVPVYELGRRPDDTLYYTMKLVRGKTLHDALVESKSYGERLKLLPHFVDLCQTMAYAHSRGVIHRDLKPKNVMVGEFGETVVIDWGLAKSRFGTGMAAQDSEIAERIRAMAGAAADYQTEDGTVMGTAAYMPPEQARGEIQNVNERSDVYALGAVLYEILTGCPPFTGNSTEQIIDKVLQGRPAPVLQVEPRVPPELAAICGRAMARHPEDRHASAKELAGDIEAFISGRVFREREARVAFLAVVYALGAALIAAGIITLVAYNWKRIPAHGQAALIVTTMLVLLGCGLHFWKVSATRPQLGHILVYLGVIVFGIDLLLLCRIYHIPLAGNWGLAGPNRDALAMRENVLFLLWGIGAFVVACAVRSNPITIIALVASFLWFCEELFSFSGSSLAPQVYCYPVVIAVLFLPAGYLWGSGRLFALLILAVSFSSVLLVAASPAANGPSVLGILLAMAAAIFPWGLLTSFGASPRKVALPALGLGILSLAIPAVALSMWHAFDLFYGMDKSLGLPPERFLPAILACIVASVLWPLAAWRDFGPPELRTLACGFALTLLIAISTLAAGCMAESRLGPVVGAEPAGAILAIFAAANGAVLILGGSVTWTGVLLLSRRIFWAGTFFIAGIAATRILEIDMNFQYKAFFFICAGIGLIAAGMRFESYLKKRRLV; from the coding sequence ATGGGAAAACAGGCTTTCTGCCCGCAATGTCACGCGCCGCTTCCTGCCGATGCGCCTGGCGGATTGTGCCCCCTATGTCTGATTAATCTTGCGAGGGACGCGTCTGTCGGCGAAGCCGCCGCGGATGGTTTGTCTTCACATTCCGTCACGTTGCCCGGGGCTGAACCGCCGTTCATCCGCGCCATCCAGGACTCAGGTAGCGCGGACGGGATTGACGTCCATGAGGCGCCGGGACGTTACTCGCATCTTGGTGAATACTCGCGGGGCGGCATGGGACGCATTCTGCTTGTCCACGACCGGTCGATTGGCCGTGACGTGGCGCTTAAGGAATTGCTCCCGCGCGTGGCAGACGAACGAGAAGATACTCCTGTACGGTATTCCGTGGAAGTTCTGGCACGGTTCCTGCGCGAAGCGCAGCTCACGGGGCAACTCGAGCATCCGGGCGTCGTGCCCGTGTATGAATTGGGGCGCCGTCCCGACGACACGCTGTACTACACGATGAAGCTTGTCCGGGGGAAGACACTCCACGACGCCCTTGTCGAGTCGAAAAGTTACGGCGAGCGATTGAAACTCCTGCCGCATTTCGTAGACCTGTGCCAGACGATGGCGTATGCCCACAGCCGGGGCGTGATTCACCGCGACCTGAAGCCCAAGAACGTCATGGTGGGAGAATTCGGCGAAACGGTGGTCATTGACTGGGGCCTGGCCAAATCGCGTTTTGGAACGGGCATGGCCGCGCAAGACAGCGAAATAGCGGAACGCATTCGGGCAATGGCGGGCGCGGCGGCGGACTACCAGACCGAAGACGGAACCGTGATGGGTACGGCGGCCTACATGCCGCCGGAGCAGGCACGAGGCGAGATCCAGAATGTGAATGAACGTTCGGACGTATACGCGCTGGGCGCCGTCCTCTATGAGATTCTCACGGGATGCCCCCCGTTCACGGGCAACAGCACGGAACAAATCATCGACAAGGTGCTTCAGGGCCGGCCGGCGCCTGTGCTTCAGGTCGAACCGCGGGTACCCCCGGAATTGGCAGCTATCTGCGGGCGCGCCATGGCCCGGCACCCCGAAGACCGCCACGCGTCCGCAAAGGAGCTTGCTGGCGATATCGAGGCATTCATCTCGGGCCGCGTTTTTCGCGAGCGCGAAGCGCGCGTAGCCTTCCTAGCCGTTGTCTATGCATTGGGGGCGGCGCTCATCGCGGCAGGCATCATCACGCTGGTTGCGTACAACTGGAAACGGATCCCCGCGCACGGCCAGGCCGCGCTGATCGTGACCACGATGCTCGTGCTCCTGGGTTGCGGCTTGCACTTCTGGAAGGTCTCGGCAACGCGGCCGCAACTTGGACATATTCTGGTGTATCTCGGCGTAATAGTGTTCGGTATCGACCTGTTGCTGCTTTGCAGGATATACCACATCCCGCTAGCCGGAAACTGGGGATTGGCGGGGCCGAATCGAGACGCGCTCGCCATGCGCGAAAACGTGCTCTTCCTCTTGTGGGGCATTGGCGCGTTCGTGGTTGCCTGTGCCGTTCGCAGCAATCCCATCACAATCATCGCTCTGGTCGCGAGCTTTCTGTGGTTCTGCGAGGAATTGTTCAGCTTCAGCGGTTCTTCTTTGGCGCCGCAGGTCTACTGTTACCCGGTGGTTATTGCCGTATTGTTCCTGCCCGCAGGGTATCTATGGGGAAGCGGCCGGCTTTTCGCCCTGCTCATATTGGCCGTGTCTTTCTCGTCCGTACTGCTCGTGGCCGCCAGTCCAGCCGCCAACGGCCCCAGCGTGCTGGGCATTCTGTTGGCAATGGCGGCGGCCATATTTCCGTGGGGTCTGCTGACTTCCTTCGGCGCAAGCCCCCGGAAAGTAGCTCTTCCCGCTCTCGGCTTGGGCATCCTGTCGCTCGCCATACCAGCGGTGGCGCTGTCCATGTGGCACGCTTTCGACCTCTTCTATGGCATGGACAAGTCTCTCGGCCTGCCGCCGGAGCGGTTTCTGCCCGCAATTCTCGCCTGCATCGTCGCCTCGGTTTTGTGGCCGCTCGCGGCCTGGCGCGATTTCGGACCGCCGGAACTGCGTACGCTTGCCTGCGGATTCGCCCTAACTCTGCTGATTGCCATCAGCACGCTTGCGGCGGGTTGCATGGCCGAGTCGCGCCTTGGCCCCGTTGTGGGCGCAGAGCCTGCGGGCGCGATACTCGCGATCTTCGCCGCGGCGAATGGGGCGGTCCTGATTTTGGGCGGGTCGGTGACCTGGACGGGCGTCTTGCTGCTGAGCCGCCGCATCTTCTGGGCTGGAACCTTTTTTATCGCGGGCATCGCGGCAACGCGCATTCTCGAAATCGACATGAATTTTCAATACAAGGCTTTCTTCTTCATTTGCGCCGGCATAGGCCTTATTGCCGCGGGCATGCGTTTTGAGTCGTACCTCAAAAAACGGAGGCTAGTCTGA
- a CDS encoding glycosyltransferase family 9 protein has protein sequence MLNGVPRILVIRLSAIGDVVRVLPALAALRQHFPHAQIDWAVESKAAGIVEKHPDLDQCHVFERRRRGDGRVGGFLAFLNLIRRQCYDITVDFHGIFKSGLISFWSRAPQRLGFASPRARELSSLFYTRRVPLPSMRLNRVEENRLLCEALGVLHHDVVDTLVSVPEAAQIEVDAFFDTAFDGNKRVIAIHPAVERGSKQWPLASYAALADLLLADGRFEVMITWGPGQRGIAETVAALARRKPLVAPETPDLKHYAWMVQRCDLYVGGDTGPMHMAAVMGTPVVAIFGGTDPQKHAPAGAPARVLYAGPEPPPRRVSTWAAQEYLNRITPEMAYDACVMLLMKTGG, from the coding sequence ATGCTCAACGGAGTGCCGCGCATCCTGGTCATCCGCCTCAGTGCGATAGGCGATGTCGTTCGCGTGCTTCCCGCCTTGGCCGCGTTGCGGCAGCATTTTCCCCACGCCCAAATCGACTGGGCTGTCGAGTCGAAGGCCGCGGGCATCGTTGAAAAACACCCCGACTTGGACCAGTGCCATGTCTTCGAGCGGCGGCGGCGAGGCGACGGGCGTGTAGGCGGCTTTCTGGCCTTTCTCAATCTCATTCGGCGGCAGTGTTATGACATCACGGTGGATTTCCACGGCATTTTCAAGAGCGGGCTCATCAGCTTCTGGTCGCGCGCGCCGCAGCGGTTGGGGTTTGCATCGCCGCGTGCCCGGGAACTGAGCTCCTTGTTCTACACGCGACGGGTTCCGCTGCCGTCGATGCGCCTGAACCGTGTCGAGGAGAACCGGCTTCTGTGTGAGGCGCTGGGAGTCTTGCACCATGACGTTGTGGATACGTTGGTGTCTGTGCCCGAGGCCGCGCAGATTGAGGTGGACGCTTTCTTTGATACGGCCTTTGACGGCAATAAACGGGTAATCGCGATCCATCCGGCGGTGGAGCGGGGATCGAAACAGTGGCCCTTGGCTTCGTACGCGGCGCTGGCGGACCTGCTCCTTGCAGATGGACGTTTTGAAGTCATGATTACATGGGGGCCCGGTCAACGCGGGATTGCCGAGACGGTTGCGGCGCTGGCCAGGCGCAAGCCGCTGGTCGCTCCGGAGACGCCTGATCTGAAACACTATGCGTGGATGGTTCAGCGGTGCGACCTGTATGTCGGAGGCGACACGGGTCCGATGCACATGGCCGCCGTGATGGGCACGCCCGTGGTCGCGATTTTCGGGGGTACGGACCCGCAGAAACATGCGCCCGCCGGCGCGCCGGCGCGCGTGCTGTACGCCGGACCGGAGCCGCCGCCGCGCCGGGTCTCGACGTGGGCCGCGCAGGAGTATCTGAATCGCATCACGCCTGAGATGGCGTATGATGCTTGCGTCATGCTGCTCATGAAGACGGGCGGCTAA
- a CDS encoding sugar phosphate isomerase/epimerase: MKSHAATDARIAFVTANLVARETGYRFELAHWGDQHKRTVAATDAAAWRSICREIAAHGFKAVEVWEAHAAPEAMDRERGAAWKAVLEDCGLQAIGYGGGLSRKTLEICQWLGIPQINGFIGENTPEQATAMCREMGVRFNVENHPQKTAQELLDVVGGGNEWLGVCIDTGWLGTQGVSGPDIIRACGPLVRHTHLKDVKAAGAHETCLLGEGVAQVASCIAALKDTGYAGWYSWEDEPEDRNPFDSAVRNREWIEEQLA, from the coding sequence ATGAAGAGTCACGCGGCCACCGATGCGCGGATCGCGTTTGTCACCGCGAATCTGGTAGCCCGAGAGACGGGTTACCGCTTTGAACTGGCTCATTGGGGCGACCAGCATAAGAGAACAGTTGCCGCAACCGATGCGGCAGCCTGGCGCTCCATCTGCCGCGAAATCGCGGCGCACGGGTTCAAGGCGGTCGAGGTGTGGGAAGCCCATGCCGCGCCGGAAGCGATGGACCGCGAACGCGGCGCCGCTTGGAAGGCCGTCCTGGAGGACTGTGGGCTCCAGGCCATCGGTTATGGGGGCGGACTGAGCCGCAAGACCCTGGAAATCTGTCAATGGCTCGGCATCCCGCAAATCAACGGGTTCATCGGGGAAAACACGCCCGAACAGGCAACGGCGATGTGCCGGGAGATGGGCGTTCGCTTCAACGTCGAAAACCATCCGCAAAAAACCGCGCAGGAATTGCTGGACGTGGTCGGCGGCGGCAACGAGTGGCTCGGGGTTTGCATCGACACGGGTTGGTTGGGCACCCAGGGCGTTTCCGGGCCTGATATCATCCGCGCATGCGGCCCGCTGGTCCGGCACACGCACCTCAAGGACGTCAAGGCCGCGGGCGCGCACGAGACCTGCCTGCTCGGCGAGGGAGTGGCTCAGGTCGCATCGTGCATCGCCGCGCTGAAGGACACCGGTTATGCCGGCTGGTACTCCTGGGAAGACGAACCGGAAGACCGGAATCCCTTCGATTCAGCCGTTCGCAACCGCGAGTGGATCGAGGAACAATTGGCCTGA
- a CDS encoding exo-alpha-sialidase — MLRVRPTIAAPVGQPIYVKGEGGYDTYRIPALAVTREGTVLALCEGRKNSASDTGDIDLLVKRSEDNGRTWSAQRVIWDDAGNTCGNPCAVVDRETGVIWLLMTWNRGDDREADIIALSSKDTRRVFVTCSQDDGKTWSQPREITADVKRADWTWYATGPGSGIQLEHGPHKGRLVIPCDHIEAGTKGYYSHIIYSDDHGETWQLGGSTPEHQVNECEVVELTEGRLLLNMRNYDPSKKNRQVAVSDDGGLTWRDQRFDPALIEPICQAAIERLSWPEGDSSGVILFSNPSSNRDRVNLTVRASFDEGQTWSVEKVLHVGPSAYSDLAVLPNGEIACLYEAGQMHPYESIVLATFPLTALDGPASLPLLDISGDTGRQVVIAAGTEEVYQGHPTTVLMPDGKTLFAVWSIEHGGHAGPMARSDDGGLTWQRMDDVLPPGFATHMNCPSIYRMVDPAGVERLFVFSAWTGGRDQPPHMPRIVSDDGGRTWRELEPLGEAFECVMTFSSVLRLTDGRYLGMYHRRSGPDKASLEVMQSFSADGGLSWSQPSVAASVPGKMPCEPFVFRAPDG, encoded by the coding sequence ATGCTGCGCGTCCGGCCCACCATTGCCGCGCCCGTCGGGCAACCCATCTATGTCAAAGGCGAGGGCGGTTACGACACGTACCGCATTCCGGCTCTGGCCGTCACGCGGGAGGGCACGGTGTTGGCCCTTTGCGAGGGCCGCAAGAACAGTGCGAGCGACACGGGTGATATTGATCTGCTCGTGAAGCGGTCTGAGGACAATGGCCGCACCTGGAGCGCACAGCGTGTCATCTGGGACGATGCGGGCAACACCTGCGGCAACCCGTGCGCGGTGGTGGACCGCGAGACGGGCGTCATCTGGCTGCTGATGACGTGGAACCGGGGCGATGATCGCGAGGCAGACATCATTGCCCTGAGCAGCAAGGATACGCGGCGGGTGTTTGTGACCTGCTCCCAAGATGACGGCAAGACCTGGAGCCAGCCAAGGGAAATCACCGCGGACGTCAAGAGAGCGGATTGGACGTGGTACGCCACCGGCCCGGGCAGCGGCATACAGCTCGAACACGGGCCGCACAAGGGCAGGCTGGTCATCCCCTGCGATCACATCGAGGCGGGCACGAAAGGCTACTACTCGCACATCATCTACTCGGATGACCACGGCGAGACCTGGCAATTGGGCGGTTCGACGCCCGAACATCAGGTGAATGAGTGCGAGGTGGTGGAATTGACGGAAGGGCGGCTCCTGCTCAACATGCGCAACTACGACCCGTCGAAAAAGAACCGGCAGGTGGCGGTGAGTGACGATGGCGGGCTGACCTGGAGGGACCAGCGATTCGATCCGGCGCTCATCGAGCCGATTTGCCAGGCCGCCATCGAACGGCTCTCGTGGCCGGAAGGGGATAGCAGCGGCGTCATCCTGTTCAGCAATCCCTCCAGCAACCGCGACCGTGTGAACCTGACCGTGCGGGCCAGTTTTGACGAAGGCCAGACGTGGAGCGTCGAAAAGGTTCTACACGTCGGCCCCAGCGCCTACTCCGACCTGGCTGTCCTGCCCAACGGCGAGATCGCCTGTCTCTACGAGGCCGGGCAGATGCACCCGTACGAATCCATTGTACTTGCGACATTCCCGCTGACGGCCCTGGACGGGCCGGCGTCCCTGCCGCTGCTCGACATTTCCGGGGATACGGGACGACAGGTGGTCATTGCGGCAGGCACGGAGGAGGTCTATCAGGGACATCCCACAACAGTCCTGATGCCCGATGGCAAGACCCTCTTCGCGGTCTGGAGCATCGAACACGGCGGGCACGCGGGGCCTATGGCGCGGAGCGACGACGGTGGCCTCACATGGCAGCGCATGGACGATGTGCTCCCGCCCGGATTCGCCACCCACATGAACTGTCCCAGCATCTACCGGATGGTGGACCCGGCAGGTGTGGAACGGCTGTTTGTTTTCAGCGCATGGACCGGCGGCCGGGACCAGCCCCCGCACATGCCGCGTATCGTCAGCGACGACGGCGGCCGCACGTGGCGCGAACTGGAACCCCTGGGCGAGGCATTCGAGTGCGTCATGACCTTCAGTTCCGTGTTGCGTCTGACGGACGGCCGTTACCTTGGCATGTACCACCGGCGCAGCGGGCCGGACAAAGCATCCCTGGAGGTCATGCAGTCCTTCAGCGCCGACGGCGGCCTCTCCTGGTCCCAACCGTCCGTGGCCGCCTCCGTACCGGGCAAGATGCCCTGCGAACCCTTTGTGTTTCGCGCCCCGGACGGC